Sequence from the Desulfotomaculum sp. genome:
CCGATATTTGAGCCCCCGCCTGTCACAATAGCAACTCTGTTTTTCAAGCCTAAATCCACCTGTGTTTTTCACCCTTTCCCCTTTAATACATGAACCAGCCTCCGCTGATACAAAGGCATGAACCGGTAATGAACCCTGCTTTTTCAGAACATAAGAATAAGATGGCGTTAGCCATGTCCTGAGGAGTGCCGTCCCGGCCCAAAATTTCCTGACTTCTAATCTTTTGGAAGTATTCGGGCGGCTGTAGTTTATCCATAAAGGGATTATAAGCGAGGCCAGGCGCCACGGAATTAACATTTATATTGAATTCACCGACCTGACGGGCAATAGCCCTGGTCAAGCCCTGGATGCCAGCCTTGGCCGTAACGTAGGCCACTCCTTCTTCCTTGCCACCCAACCAGGCGAGAACAGATGACATGTTGACTATTTTTCCGGATTTCTGTTTTATCATAGTTGGAATGACTGCCCGGCAGCAATTAAATACTCCCTTTAAATTAGTGTCGATTATTAAATTCCAGCTCTCATCATCCATCTCCCATATAGGCGAAGGTTTATCAATCCCGGCATTGTTGACTAAAATATCTATCCTGCCCCACTCCTTTAAGGTTTGGTCAACCATGCCGCCAATCTGTCCAGGTTCACGGACATCGCATTGGATTCCCAATGTTTTTACTCCATACTCATCCATTATCTCATTGGCCACTTGCGCCGTCCTTTTAGCATGAACGTCGCTGACAACCACATTAGCTCCTTCTTTGGCCAGACTCCTGGCTGTAGCCTGCCCTATTCCTACTCCTGCCGCAGCTGTAACAATGGCTACTTTTCCTGAAAACTCACCCATTTATTTCTCAGCCCTCGTTTCTTATGTTAAAACGTATGAACCATCGGCTTAGCCGATGGTTCCCGTGACTTATATTCTATTTATTCTATTTTCCTTTATAAGCAGGTTTTCTTTTTTCAAGAAAGGCGTTAACGCCTTCACGCATATCTTCACTGTTCAGGATCATTGCGAAATTTGCCGCTTCAAACTGCAAGCCGGATTTTAAAACCGGATCGTAGTTGACGGAACGCATGGCTAACTTGACACCATAAGGACCGTTTTTCATTATTTTCTTGGCCATCGTAACAGCGGCATCCTTTAATTGATCCAGGGGAACAACCTTGTTTACCAAACCAATACGGTAAGCTTCATTAGCGTCGATCATTTCACCGGTAAGGATCAGTTCCATCGCCCTGCCCTTGCCGACAAGGCGAGCTAAACGCTGCGTGCCGCCGTAACCGGGCATAACGCCTAGTGTCACCTCGGGCAGACCTACCTTAGCATTTTCAGAAGCTATTCTAATCGTGCATGCCATGGCCAGTTCCAATCCACCGCCAAGGGCAAAACCGTTGACAGCGGCAATAACGGGTTTTTCCAGGCTTTCGATTTCATCCATGATACCTTGCCCGCGCTGCGAAAAGTCATAACTTACAGTTGGTTCAACATTTAAAAACTCACTGACGTCCGCTCCGGCAACAAAAGATTTCTCACCCGCGCCCGTTAAAATGATTACTTTTACAGCATCGTCTTTACCGGCCGCCGCTATCGCGTCATAAAGTTCGGAAATAACATCAAAGTTCAGGGCGTTCATGCTTTTTGGACGGTTTATGGTAATTGTTAAAATTCCTTCCGTGTTCTCAGCCAGAAGATATTTGTATTCTGCCATCTCTCACCCGGCCGTATAATTACAAACCGGGTTTTCCCCCTCTCATATATTTATATTTATTAAAATGGAAAAACTATTAAAAGCTCCTGGAGCGCCTCACCCCTTCCAAACCAACCCTTAATACATGGTTTTCTCCGTTTGCTTTTCGATCTCCTCTTAATAATAATTTTTTTTATAAAGAGCGACAATTATTTTAGTTTGATTTTTCCCGTCCTGGGAATTAATTATGATAAAATATATAAAAATCTCTTCCGGTTCTGCTGCCTTTCTAAAGGAGGTTATAATTATGTCCGGTCATTCCAAATGGTCGACTATAAAGCGGAAAAAAGCTAAAACAGACTCCCAGCGGGGCAAGCTATTTACCACAGTTGCCCGTGAAATAATTATGGCTGTACGTCAGGGCGGCGCCGATCCAAATCACAATACACGTTTAAAGGCTGCTATTCTAAAAGCAAAGGAAGCCAACATACCCAATGAAAACATTGAAAGGGCAATCATGCGGGGCTCCGGCACCTCCGGTGAAGGAGACTATGAAGAAATTGTGTATGAGGGATACGGACCCGGCGGAGCAGCAATCATGCTTAATATTGCAACGTCCAACCGGAACCGTACAGCTGGTGAAATCAGACACCTTTTCTCCAGAAGCAGCGGAAACCTTGGTGAGACGGGCTGTGTCTCCTGGATGTTTGAAAGAAAGGGTTTAATTGTAATTGAAAAAGAAGATTTTAACGACGAAGAAGCCTTGATGACAATTATCCTTGATACAGACGCCGAGGATATGAAAGAAGAAAAAGACAGCTTTATAATAACAGCTTCACCCGGTAATTTTGAAGAGGTAAAAGACACCCTCACCCGGCAGGGAATTCCACTGGTTATAGCTGAAATTACTATGATACCCTTAAATACCGTCAAACTCGGGGAAGCTGAAGCCGAACAAATGTCAGTCTTAATCAACGCACTTGAGGAGCATGACGACGTTCAGGAGATTTTTACAAATTTTGATCAGGATTAATAAATAAGGGCTCCTACAATAGTATCCAACAGCCAGATAATGGCAATAATATATAAACAATTCTTTTTAAGTAAAGTGTTTAAGTGGAGTGTTTATATGTTTAGAAAACTGTTTTTCCT
This genomic interval carries:
- a CDS encoding short chain dehydrogenase yields the protein MGEFSGKVAIVTAAAGVGIGQATARSLAKEGANVVVSDVHAKRTAQVANEIMDEYGVKTLGIQCDVREPGQIGGMVDQTLKEWGRIDILVNNAGIDKPSPIWEMDDESWNLIIDTNLKGVFNCCRAVIPTMIKQKSGKIVNMSSVLAWLGGKEEGVAYVTAKAGIQGLTRAIARQVGEFNINVNSVAPGLAYNPFMDKLQPPEYFQKIRSQEILGRDGTPQDMANAILFLCSEKAGFITGSCLCISGGWFMY
- a CDS encoding YebC/PmpR family DNA-binding transcriptional regulator, which produces MSGHSKWSTIKRKKAKTDSQRGKLFTTVAREIIMAVRQGGADPNHNTRLKAAILKAKEANIPNENIERAIMRGSGTSGEGDYEEIVYEGYGPGGAAIMLNIATSNRNRTAGEIRHLFSRSSGNLGETGCVSWMFERKGLIVIEKEDFNDEEALMTIILDTDAEDMKEEKDSFIITASPGNFEEVKDTLTRQGIPLVIAEITMIPLNTVKLGEAEAEQMSVLINALEEHDDVQEIFTNFDQD